A stretch of Corallococcus macrosporus DNA encodes these proteins:
- a CDS encoding MFS transporter encodes MIRQGAGAIREMYGLTRGLGNLRVMLGSGLLGMAASGLLNPVMPLYLRSRGLGFQEIGALYTVGALLPIFVQPVLGALSDRHGRKPFVVGLSLVTSLMVPAVALVDDPQPLAAVMILKMLLSRSAAPVSNAMVADFAPAKQRATLFALLDATSNLVFVAALFASSAVIRALSVAGTFFLAGGLFLAGSLLLLGLDEPARPPRAEAGRASAGAGWGLAFRGLLSPFTYVKDRPGAAALFLWQFFFTFALALFPTYLPLYAVELGAPREAVGPLVAASWLTYAFAQPFGGRLSDRMSRRVGLIAPGLAGMAVMAAVLGACGWLPDGAALLTLVAAWVLLAVPDGLHRSSASALVVEQSPGPSERGRFMGALGSCSAVASVLAPVTYGFVAQAAGIGCAFLLSSVSLVLALGCVSRVREASAHAPSEPAPVAALTPTSEPG; translated from the coding sequence ATGATCCGCCAGGGCGCCGGTGCCATCCGGGAGATGTACGGGCTGACGCGGGGGCTGGGAAATCTCAGGGTGATGCTGGGCTCGGGGCTCCTGGGCATGGCGGCCTCCGGCCTGCTCAACCCGGTGATGCCGCTGTACCTGCGCTCGCGCGGGCTGGGCTTCCAGGAGATTGGCGCGCTCTACACGGTGGGGGCGCTGCTGCCCATCTTCGTGCAGCCGGTGCTGGGGGCGCTGTCGGACCGCCATGGGCGCAAGCCCTTCGTGGTGGGGCTGTCGCTCGTCACGTCGCTGATGGTGCCGGCGGTGGCGCTGGTGGATGACCCGCAGCCGCTCGCCGCCGTGATGATCCTGAAGATGCTGCTGTCGCGCAGCGCGGCGCCGGTGTCCAACGCGATGGTGGCGGACTTCGCGCCCGCGAAGCAGCGCGCCACCCTCTTCGCGCTGCTGGACGCGACGTCGAACCTGGTGTTCGTCGCGGCGCTGTTCGCGTCCTCCGCCGTCATCCGCGCGCTGTCGGTGGCGGGCACCTTCTTCCTGGCGGGCGGCCTGTTCCTCGCGGGCAGTCTGCTCCTCCTGGGGCTGGATGAACCGGCGCGGCCGCCGCGCGCGGAAGCGGGACGGGCGAGCGCGGGCGCGGGGTGGGGGCTGGCGTTCCGGGGGCTGCTGTCGCCGTTCACCTACGTGAAGGACCGGCCAGGCGCGGCGGCGCTGTTCCTCTGGCAGTTCTTCTTCACCTTCGCGCTGGCGCTGTTCCCCACGTACCTGCCGCTGTACGCGGTGGAGCTGGGCGCGCCCCGCGAAGCGGTGGGCCCGCTGGTGGCGGCGTCGTGGCTCACGTACGCGTTCGCGCAGCCCTTCGGTGGGCGGCTGTCGGACCGGATGTCCCGGCGCGTGGGGCTGATCGCGCCGGGCCTGGCGGGCATGGCGGTGATGGCCGCGGTGCTGGGGGCCTGCGGGTGGCTGCCGGACGGCGCCGCGCTGCTGACGCTGGTGGCGGCCTGGGTGCTGCTGGCGGTGCCGGATGGCCTGCACCGCTCCTCCGCGTCCGCGCTGGTGGTGGAGCAGTCCCCCGGCCCTTCCGAGCGCGGCCGGTTCATGGGCGCGCTGGGCTCCTGTTCCGCGGTGGCGTCCGTGCTCGCGCCCGTCACGTATGGCTTCGTCGCGCAGGCCGCCGGCATCGGCTGCGCGTTCCTTCTTTCGTCGGTGTCCCTCGTGCTGGCGCTCGGCTGTGTGTCGCGCGTGCGCGAGGCGTCCGCCCACGCCCCGTCTGAACCGGCCCCCGTGGCCGCCCTCACCCCCACCTCGGAGCCCGGATGA
- a CDS encoding class I SAM-dependent methyltransferase, producing MTAADPQSLKRRYDEVSPKYDQGAPNAMAIKLFWLTYEHLTWKPVEALLPEDGTAWRVLDAGGGGGKFGTRFAERGHHVTVLDISPGMLDGAKAQFAAKGLLDRAAFVEGNVAALELPDAAFDLVFCEGDPVSYCLDAYPRAVKELVRVAKPGAPVVLGVDNRYEAFSGYLKQGKPQEAFRTLHDGRTTCPYGLPVHAFTVRELERAVADAGAELIEIFGKPVMFFDMLHAMTAAHGGTAEKPWDAWSAREEILALQEKLAHEGFAVLGQHLQVMARRKA from the coding sequence ATGACCGCCGCCGATCCGCAGAGCCTCAAGCGCCGCTACGACGAGGTGTCCCCGAAGTACGACCAGGGCGCGCCCAACGCCATGGCCATCAAGCTGTTCTGGCTGACCTACGAGCACCTCACCTGGAAGCCCGTGGAGGCGCTGCTGCCGGAGGACGGCACGGCCTGGCGCGTGCTGGACGCGGGCGGCGGCGGCGGCAAGTTCGGCACGCGCTTCGCGGAGAGAGGGCACCACGTCACCGTGCTGGACATCTCTCCGGGCATGCTGGACGGCGCGAAGGCGCAGTTCGCCGCGAAGGGGCTCCTGGACCGCGCGGCCTTCGTGGAGGGGAACGTCGCGGCGCTGGAGCTGCCGGACGCGGCCTTCGACCTGGTCTTCTGTGAAGGCGACCCGGTGTCGTACTGCCTGGACGCGTACCCGCGCGCGGTGAAGGAGCTGGTGCGCGTGGCGAAGCCGGGCGCGCCGGTGGTGCTGGGCGTGGACAACCGCTACGAGGCGTTCTCCGGCTACCTGAAGCAGGGCAAGCCGCAGGAGGCCTTCCGCACGCTCCACGACGGCCGCACGACGTGCCCCTACGGCCTGCCGGTGCACGCCTTCACCGTGCGCGAGCTGGAGCGCGCGGTGGCGGACGCGGGCGCGGAGTTGATCGAGATTTTCGGCAAGCCGGTGATGTTCTTCGACATGCTCCACGCGATGACGGCCGCGCACGGCGGCACCGCGGAGAAGCCGTGGGACGCGTGGTCCGCGCGCGAGGAGATACTGGCGCTGCAGGAGAAGCTGGCGCACGAGGGCTTCGCCGTCCTGGGGCAGCACCTCCAGGTGATGGCGCGGCGGAAGGCCTGA
- a CDS encoding PqqD family protein — translation MNLPHATSGVIVQQQDGAFFLLDTEGGEVFRVNETAARIFELCQGGTSLEGAVASLAQRLNATGQEEAIRADVQRTVAQFQELGLCQPSRPV, via the coding sequence TTGAACCTGCCCCACGCGACTTCCGGCGTCATCGTCCAGCAGCAGGACGGGGCCTTCTTCCTCCTGGACACCGAAGGGGGAGAGGTCTTCCGGGTGAACGAGACCGCCGCGCGCATCTTCGAGCTGTGCCAGGGCGGCACGTCCCTGGAGGGGGCGGTGGCGTCACTGGCGCAGCGGCTGAACGCCACGGGTCAGGAGGAGGCCATCCGCGCGGACGTCCAGCGCACCGTGGCGCAGTTCCAGGAACTGGGGCTGTGCCAGCCCTCGCGTCCCGTCTGA
- a CDS encoding carbohydrate binding family 9 domain-containing protein, translating into MSPLRHVCRWGTALLAALVPTLGHADSTYKVTATRTQETITIDGKGDEPAWQAAPEISGWYLTRVNYGKPAPDDTKVRILYDEDNLYFLFHCLDTKPERITGYTVQNEGFLHQEDNITIILDTFLDHRNAYYFWTNPLGVRTDGRIVDDGEAFSTNWRGEWETKSTIVKDGWISEVRIPFANFQFETKDDISFGMLLDREQSRNQEWSNWTPDGVNSAKVSRYPHLEGLKGIKPRSIFSITPYVATTVALKTTDDRGTFRPNVGADARIDPTPWLSVKLTANPDFSDAEADQSFLLLDTDQPLLPERRSFFTESEHLFIAPISIFSSRRIALRPHDRVWGGLQLTGKVSGLSFSMLDVQHRDLSGRDAQGREAFENVNSGVLRLQQDIGKRSMIALVAINRSGRGGLYGDSDFQTVGVDGNFHLFEEFFIQAQALKSWSPLGNEDSDAYHVGLHRFDTLSEVWLQFEDIGKNYANPLGWTPVVDKQGYNSRVFLNPFPKWRFLPRLDVTWDSLWRRNHEHERTRWRNRLNVQPYLHHDFALYLEGIYDDNLGFRDRLGTFGFTLFPHDWQSYTLTAVAGRFLGGEIRGFNGSANIKIGPHIVARLSGFYTRNFNVPTNSDLYGTSGDGYSFSGYAQLRYHFSPDLYARVTLQKGGVYELADYNAVKGTFLDAMVGWHYRQWSDIFLVYTDQPFGGSQERRILSKISFNY; encoded by the coding sequence ATGAGCCCCCTTCGCCACGTCTGTCGCTGGGGCACCGCGCTGTTGGCCGCGCTGGTGCCCACGCTGGGACACGCTGATTCAACGTACAAGGTCACCGCGACGCGCACGCAGGAAACCATCACCATCGACGGCAAGGGGGATGAGCCCGCGTGGCAGGCGGCCCCGGAGATCTCCGGCTGGTACCTCACGCGCGTCAACTACGGCAAGCCCGCGCCGGACGACACGAAGGTCCGCATCCTCTACGACGAGGACAACCTCTACTTCCTCTTCCACTGCCTGGACACGAAGCCGGAGCGCATCACCGGCTACACGGTGCAGAACGAGGGGTTCCTCCACCAGGAGGACAACATCACCATCATCCTGGACACGTTCCTGGACCACCGGAACGCGTACTACTTCTGGACCAACCCGCTGGGCGTGCGCACCGACGGGCGCATCGTGGATGACGGCGAGGCGTTCTCCACCAACTGGCGCGGTGAGTGGGAGACGAAGTCCACCATTGTGAAGGACGGATGGATTTCGGAGGTGCGCATCCCCTTCGCCAACTTCCAGTTCGAGACGAAGGACGACATCTCCTTCGGCATGCTCCTGGACCGCGAGCAGTCCCGCAACCAGGAGTGGAGCAACTGGACGCCCGACGGCGTCAACAGCGCGAAGGTGAGCCGCTACCCGCACCTGGAGGGGTTGAAGGGCATCAAGCCGCGCTCCATCTTCAGCATCACCCCGTACGTGGCCACCACGGTGGCGCTGAAGACGACGGACGACCGGGGCACCTTCCGTCCCAACGTGGGCGCGGACGCGCGCATCGACCCGACGCCCTGGCTGTCGGTGAAGCTCACCGCCAACCCGGACTTCAGCGACGCGGAAGCGGACCAGAGCTTCCTCCTGCTGGACACGGATCAGCCGCTGCTGCCGGAGCGCCGCTCGTTCTTCACGGAGAGCGAGCACCTCTTCATCGCGCCCATCAGCATCTTCAGCTCCCGCCGCATCGCGCTGCGGCCGCATGACCGGGTGTGGGGCGGCCTGCAGCTCACCGGCAAGGTGAGCGGCCTCAGCTTCTCCATGCTGGACGTGCAGCACCGCGACCTCTCCGGCCGCGACGCGCAGGGGCGCGAGGCCTTCGAGAACGTCAACTCCGGCGTGCTGCGGTTGCAGCAGGACATCGGCAAGCGGTCGATGATTGCCCTGGTGGCCATCAACCGCAGCGGGCGGGGCGGGCTGTACGGGGACTCGGACTTCCAGACGGTGGGCGTGGACGGCAACTTCCACCTCTTCGAGGAGTTCTTCATCCAGGCGCAGGCGCTGAAGAGCTGGAGCCCGCTGGGCAACGAGGACTCGGACGCGTACCACGTGGGCCTGCACCGCTTCGACACGCTGTCGGAGGTCTGGCTGCAGTTCGAGGACATCGGGAAGAACTACGCGAACCCGTTGGGCTGGACGCCGGTGGTGGACAAGCAGGGCTACAACTCGCGCGTGTTCCTCAACCCGTTCCCCAAGTGGCGCTTCCTGCCGCGGCTGGACGTGACGTGGGACTCGCTGTGGCGCCGCAACCACGAGCACGAGCGCACGCGCTGGCGCAACCGCCTCAACGTGCAGCCCTACCTGCACCACGACTTCGCGCTCTACCTGGAGGGCATCTACGACGACAACCTGGGCTTCCGCGACCGGCTGGGCACGTTCGGCTTCACCCTGTTCCCGCACGACTGGCAGAGCTACACGCTGACCGCCGTCGCCGGCCGCTTCCTGGGCGGGGAGATCCGCGGCTTCAACGGCTCGGCGAACATCAAGATTGGCCCGCACATCGTCGCGCGCTTGAGCGGCTTCTACACGCGCAACTTCAACGTGCCCACGAACAGCGACCTCTACGGCACGTCCGGAGACGGCTACAGCTTCTCCGGCTACGCGCAGCTTCGCTACCACTTCAGCCCGGACCTCTACGCGCGCGTGACGCTGCAGAAGGGCGGCGTGTACGAGCTGGCGGACTACAACGCCGTGAAGGGCACGTTCCTGGACGCGATGGTGGGGTGGCACTACCGCCAGTGGAGCGACATCTTCCTCGTCTACACGGATCAGCCCTTCGGCGGCTCCCAGGAGCGGCGGATCCTCTCGAAAATCTCCTTCAACTACTGA